The following are encoded together in the Humulus lupulus chromosome 5, drHumLupu1.1, whole genome shotgun sequence genome:
- the LOC133834508 gene encoding structural maintenance of chromosomes flexible hinge domain-containing protein GMI1-like isoform X3 — protein sequence MEPETLYQKGKKRMLSEINDGGSNSIVKIYRFKILLPNGTTIGLNLRECGPKMPLDEFVSLVKDEYSRVVQRSKSMQCKRRINWNAGSLFLQDANDAKMTSIVDFKNFKPHKCHILILHDGSSKVAETFENMWDLTPDTDLLKEVPESYTFETALADLIDNSLQAVWSNSKNNQRLVSVDVLEDRISIFDTGIGMDGSDENSIAKWGKMGASLNRSEKEQAIGGKPPYLMPYFGMFGYGGAFASMHLGRHALVSSKTKGSKKVYTLRLEREALLSCSGSEFKWTTAGSLRDPLEDELARTRHGSFTKVEIFEPNIKTRDLLQLQCRLKDIYFPYIQCDELSNSGKTITPIKFQVNGTDLAEIEGGEVAITNLHSSNGPDFVLQVHFSFKQDSKTKSPGSRSYQEANARLKCAYFPVVKGKENIERILEKLKGEGHEVSEKYENFSRVAIRRLGRLIPDARWAWLPFMDLRHKKGSAAQILKRCCLRVKCFIDADAGINPTPSKTDLAHHSPFTTALRNFGNNLRENEKGIDVRVYRDGKLMSSSQLERDYQEWILQMHGQYDEEVDHGEDEPVLVLTPSPAKGKKIGISSDVSRLNKVIKRKEKTWEAGQKIKILKGACAGVHKNNVYATIEYFLFRGLQGDAGGDGQIVCRPLGTPDKDGCVLSEVDGMMSVNMNSSLSLPISCLPVENAEWNNQMDKLLQKFPSTIDLLSPKECEELEVGVEELPCTATAGKVPPKEVVAVVRPGNYVSKGDSRVLEQRYIFKSNIEMLLEVKFIGEEKDPQKHEHVLSKRVSPSSNHGVHGIYVFPLRCKLKHPHLFQKAGVYKFSFSLIDSSCERLVKSVKVKASSEIGKWAILRDKQSQSFSVSVGSTLRPFSIACYDIYGNRTPLRSNPEVVVQLQGNKDSVSHVKKIESGLSISEGKLKIQGLLIESSDLDKIRPDYEATLVISSSDHKFSVPIPCHVTPGCLQLVKAQQAILANQLLPGCIVKELELEMLDAYGNHVMEGSEVQVDVQGFQMLDHLGPRRKVDSDGCVDLSGLLKVTAGYGENVSFSVSSKNKVFFKQEFQIERRELRIASKVPEILTTGSILENIIFEIVNSEGIVDETIHHEEKTGLSHMLTIKADWLDMEESTRYTFKHGRCVVPAILLSKTEGTICFSAFHSRHSSLSVNVKVHMIKPAIPTPNLEHNKVSSTHALLLQDPSSINQVGVNYIMSIENKKKALEEKICKTGLAIQVVEEQCAKLNKKKEEVEQTIKELQDSTESHSLGFLNHLSTKEEVMEDIEKISNSAAAILCNISRVVPFQEPENHLMKDIIGVVALLGRVQYSQLSRILSEYLGVDQMLAVVTRSFESAAHLEMYTHTGEVDRSNALHAEAAILGKSINGRFTVMCLDNISPYRGGFEDHPQGKLALPLPCFIDGTIPKGFLGFAVNMIDLDEDQLSITNNSGNGLRETVFYRLLGQLQVYQTREDMLAASACIKHGAVSLDGGILKENGVMSFGFSDPGVCFQVVTTNNEMALSQENLKLLQDQKSELKTIDDKIKQNAKHHGQVLNYYEKTKKKLSKLMDDVERNL from the exons ATGGAGCCGGAAACGCTGTAccagaaaggaaagaaaaggatgTTGAGTGAAATCAATGATGGTGGGAGTAATAGTATAGTTAAAATATATAGGTTCAAAATTCTTTTACCAAATGGAACAACCATTGGTTTGAATTTGAGAGAATGTGGTCCAAAAATGCCTCTAGACGAGTTTGTTAGTTTGGTGAAAGATGAATATTCTCGAGTTGTGCAACGTTCCAAATCAATGCAATGTAAAAGACGTATCAACTGGAATGCTGGTTCTTTATTTCTGCAAGATGCAAATGATGCCAAGATGACAAGCATTGTGGATTTCAAGAATTTCAAGCCACATAAATGCCACATTTTAATACTTCAC GATGGTTCCAGCAAAGTTGCTGAAACTTTTGAG AATATGTGGGATTTGACGCCTGATACTGACTTGTTAAAGGAGGTACCAGAATCGTACACATTTGAGACTGCTCTTGCAGATTTAATT GACAATTCTCTGCAAGCAGTATGGTCAAACAGTAAAAATAATCAAAGACTTGTAAG TGTGGATGTTTTAGAAGATAGGATTTCAATCTTTGACACTGGCATAGGTATGGATGGCAGCGATGAAAATTCTATAGCAAAATG GGGAAAAATGGGTGCCTCACTTAACCGGTCTGAAAAAGAACAGGCTATTGGGGGCAAACCTCCATATCTAATG CCTTATTTTGGCATGTTTGGGTATGGAGGAGCTTTTGCCTCCATGCATTTAGGGAG ACATGCTTTAGTGTCTTCAAAAACAAAGGGTTCAAAGAAGGTATATACTTTACGTCTTGAGAGAGAGGCGTTGCTCAGCTGTTCTGGCTCTGAGTTTAAATGGACG ACTGCGGGCAGCCTAAGGGATCCTTTAGAGGATGAGCTTGCAAGAACAAGACATGGAAGCTTTACAAAG GTTGAAATTTTTGAACCAAATATAAAGACTAGGGACTTATTACAACTTCAGTGCAGGCTGAAGGACATATATTTCCCATATATTCAG TGCGATGAGTTGTCTAACTCAGGGAAGACAATTACACCGATAAAATTTCAG GTTAATGGCACTGATTTAGCTGAGATTGAAGGTGGGGAAGTTGCCATTACAAACTTGCATTCGAGCAATGGTCCTGATTTTGTTTTACAGGTTCATTTCTCCTTCAAGCAAGACAGTAAAACCAAGAGTCCAG gtTCAAGGTCATATCAAGAAGCCAATGCACGGCTAAAATGTGCTTATTTTCCTGTTGTTAAG GGAAAAGAGAATATTGAGAGGATTTTGGAGAAATTAAAAGGCGAAGGACATGAAGTCTCTGAAAAGTATGAAAACTTTAGTCGTGTTGCTATTCGGCGGCTTGGCCGTCTCATTCCAGATGCTCGTTGG GCGTGGCTGCCATTCATGGACTTGAGGCATAAAAAGGGAAGTGCAGCACAGATATTGAAGAGGTGTTGTTTAAGAGTCAAATGCTTTATTG ATGCTGATGCTGGTATCAATCCAACTCCATCCAAG ACTGATCTAGCTCACCACAGTCCGTTTACTACTGCTCTAAGGAATTTTGGCAATAATCTTCGTGAGAATGAGAAAG GGATAGACGTCAGAGTCTATAGAGATGGGAAGTTAATGAGTTCTTCGCAACTAGAGAGAGATTATCAGGAATGGATTCTTCAGATGCATGGGCAGTATGATGAAGAGGTTGATCACGGCGAAGATGAACCTGTACTAGTTCTAACCCCAAGCCCagcaaaaggaaagaaaattggCATCTCCTCTGATG TTTCAAGGCTTAACAAAGTTATTAAGAGGAAGGAGAAAACTTGGGAAGCTGGCCAAAAGATAAAAATTTTGAAGGGAGCATGTGCTGGTGTTCATAAAAATAATGTCTATGCAACAatagaatattttttatttagaGGTCTCCAAGGGGATGCAGGTG GGGATGGTCAGATTGTTTGCAG GCCACTTGGTACACCAGATAAGGATGGGTGCGTTCTTTCTGAAGTTGATGGGATGATGAGTGTTAATATGAATAGCTCCTTGTCTTTACCTATTAGT TGCTTACCTGTTGAAAATGCTGAATGGAATAACCAGATGGATAAGCTTCTTCAGAAATTTCCATCTACAATTGACTTGCTTAGTCCAAAAGAATGTGAAGAATTAGAGGTTGGGGTAGAG GAATTGCCTTGTACTGCTACTGCTGGGAAAGTTCCTCCCAAGGAAGTTGTAGCAGTTGTTCGGCCTGGAAATTATGTATCTAAAGGTGATTCTAGAGTTCTGGAGCAGAGATATATATTCAAATCTAATATAGAAATGCTGTTGGAAGTAAAGTTCATTGGCGAAGAGAAAGATCCTCAAAAACATGAACACGTTTTATCGAAGCGGGTCTCTCCTTCTTCAAATCATGGAGTACATGGTATATACGTCTTTCCACTAAGGTGCAAGCTGAAGCACCCACATTTGTTTCAAAAAGCTGGGGTCTACAAATTTTCATTTTCTCTT ATTGATTCAAGTTGTGAGAGGCTTGTCAAAAGTGTTAAAGTCAAGGCATCTTCTGAGATCGGGAAGTGGGCAATTTTAAGAGATAAACAGAGCCAATCATTTAGTGTGAG TGTTGGTTCAACTTTGAGACCTTTCTCCATTGCATGTTATGATATCTATGGCAATAGAACTCCTCTTCGATCAAATCCTGAAGTTGTGGTCCAGCTCCAAGGAAATAAGGACTCAGTTTCTCATGTTAAAAAAATTGAGAGTGGCCTTTCAATTTCAGAAGGGAAGCTAAAAATTCAG GGCTTGCTAATTGAAAGCAGTGACTTGGACAAGATCAGACCTGATTATGAAGCCACTCTAGTCATATCTAGCTCAGATCATAAATTCTCAGTTCCCATACCTTGCCATG TAACTCCAGGTTGTTTACAACTTGTTAAGGCCCAACAAGCAATTTTGGCTAACCAACTTTTGCCGGGATGCATTGTTAAAGAGCTTGAATTAGAG ATGTTGGATGCATACGGTAATCATGTTATGGAAGGCTCTGAAGTTCAGGTGGATGTACAGGGATTTCAGATGCTAGATCACCTAGGCCCCAGGCGTAAG GTGGATTCTGATGGATGTGTCGACCTTAGTGGTCTCTTGAAAGTAACAGCCGGTTATGGAGAGAATG TATCATTCTCTGTATCATCAAAGAATAAAGTGTTTTTCAAACAAGAGTTTCAGATTGAGAGACGGGAACTAAGAATTGCATCGAAG GTACCTGAGATTCTTACCACTGGTTCCATACTGGAAAACATCATTTTTGAAATTGTCAACTCTGAGGGTATTGTTGATGAAACTATCCACCATGAAGAAAAAACTGGTCTATCACATATGCTTACAATTAAGGCTGATTGGCTTGATATGGAGGAGTCCACCCGATATACTTTCAAGCATGGGCGATGTGTTGTTCCTGCTATACTTTTATCTAAAACTGAGGGGACCATTTGTTTCTCAGCTTTCCACTCTCGTCATTCAAGCCTTAGTGTGAATGTTAAG GTTCATATGATCAAACCCGCGATACCAACTCCAAATTTGGAGCATAATAAGGTTTCATCTACTCATGCATTGCTTCTTCAGGACCCAAGTTCAATTAATCAAGTTGGTGTAAACTATATCATGTCCATTGAGAATAAAAAAAAG GCCCTTGAAGAGAAGATATGTAAaactggtttggcaatccaagTAGTGGAAGAACAATGTGCTAAGTTAAACAAAAAGAAGGAAGAAGTTGAGCAAACTATAAAAGAATTGCAAG ATTCCACTGAATCACATTCGTTGGGATTCTTAAATCATTTGTCCACGAAAGAGGAAGTAATGGAGGATATAGAAAAGATCAGTAACTCTGCTGCTGCCATTCTTTGCAATATTTCGAGGGTAGTTCCATTCCAAGAGCCAGAGAATCATTTAATGAAAGACATAATAGGGGTGGTTGCTTTACTTGGTAGAGTTCAATATAGCCAGCTTAGCAG GATATTGTCAGAATATTTGGGTGTAGATCAAATGCTAGCTGTTGTCACCAGATCTTTTGAATCTGCTGCTCATCTTGAAATGTATACACATACTGGTGAAGTTGATCGCAGCAATGCTCTTCATGCTGAAGCAGCCATTCTTGGGAAATCCATAAATGGTCGATTTACTGTTATGTGCCTTGACAATATAAG TCCATACAGAGGTGGCTTTGAAGATCACCCTCAGGGGAAGCTGGCTTTACCACTTCCTTGTTTTATTGATGGAACCATTCCAAAAGGTTTTCTGGGATTTGCCGTAAATATGATTGATTTAGATGAAGATCAGCTATCCATAACAAACAATTCAGGCAATGGTCTTAGAGAGACGGTATTCTATCGCCTTCTTGGTCAGCTCCAAGTTTACCAAACCAGGGAAGACATGCTAGCAGCCAGTGCTTGTATAAAACATGGCGCTGTATCACTAGATGGTGGAATCTTGAAAGAAAATGGTGTAATGTCTTTTGGATTTAG TGACCCCGGAGTATGTTTTCAAGTTGTCACGACAAACAATGAGATGGCTCTTTCTCAAGAAAATTTGAAGCTGCTCCAAGACCAGAAATCAGAATTGAAAACCATCGATGATAAGATAAAACAAAATGCCAAACATCATGGGCAAGTTTTAAACTATTatgaaaagacaaagaaaaagtTAAGCAAGTTGATGGACGATGTGGAACGGAACCTATAA
- the LOC133834508 gene encoding structural maintenance of chromosomes flexible hinge domain-containing protein GMI1-like isoform X2 has product MEPETLYQKGKKRMLSEINDGGSNSIVKIYRFKILLPNGTTIGLNLRECGPKMPLDEFVSLVKDEYSRVVQRSKSMQCKRRINWNAGSLFLQDANDAKMTSIVDFKNFKPHKCHILILHDGSSKVAETFENMWDLTPDTDLLKEVPESYTFETALADLIDNSLQAVWSNSKNNQRLVSVDVLEDRISIFDTGIGMDGSDENSIAKWGKMGASLNRSEKEQAIGGKPPYLMPYFGMFGYGGAFASMHLGRHALVSSKTKGSKKVYTLRLEREALLSCSGSEFKWTTAGSLRDPLEDELARTRHGSFTKVEIFEPNIKTRDLLQLQCRLKDIYFPYIQCDELSNSGKTITPIKFQVNGTDLAEIEGGEVAITNLHSSNGPDFVLQVHFSFKQDSKTKSPGSRSYQEANARLKCAYFPVVKGKENIERILEKLKGEGHEVSEKYENFSRVAIRRLGRLIPDARWAWLPFMDLRHKKGSAAQILKRCCLRVKCFIDADAGINPTPSKTDLAHHSPFTTALRNFGNNLRENEKGIDVRVYRDGKLMSSSQLERDYQEWILQMHGQYDEEVDHGEDEPVLVLTPSPAKGKKIGISSDVSRLNKVIKRKEKTWEAGQKIKILKGACAGVHKNNVYATIEYFLFRGLQGDAGGDGQIVCRPLGTPDKDGCVLSEVDGMMSVNMNSSLSLPISVIDFEKCLPVENAEWNNQMDKLLQKFPSTIDLLSPKECEELEELPCTATAGKVPPKEVVAVVRPGNYVSKGDSRVLEQRYIFKSNIEMLLEVKFIGEEKDPQKHEHVLSKRVSPSSNHGVHGIYVFPLRCKLKHPHLFQKAGVYKFSFSLIDSSCERLVKSVKVKASSEIGKWAILRDKQSQSFSVSVGSTLRPFSIACYDIYGNRTPLRSNPEVVVQLQGNKDSVSHVKKIESGLSISEGKLKIQGLLIESSDLDKIRPDYEATLVISSSDHKFSVPIPCHVTPGCLQLVKAQQAILANQLLPGCIVKELELEMLDAYGNHVMEGSEVQVDVQGFQMLDHLGPRRKVDSDGCVDLSGLLKVTAGYGENVSFSVSSKNKVFFKQEFQIERRELRIASKVPEILTTGSILENIIFEIVNSEGIVDETIHHEEKTGLSHMLTIKADWLDMEESTRYTFKHGRCVVPAILLSKTEGTICFSAFHSRHSSLSVNVKVHMIKPAIPTPNLEHNKVSSTHALLLQDPSSINQVGVNYIMSIENKKKALEEKICKTGLAIQVVEEQCAKLNKKKEEVEQTIKELQDSTESHSLGFLNHLSTKEEVMEDIEKISNSAAAILCNISRVVPFQEPENHLMKDIIGVVALLGRVQYSQLSRILSEYLGVDQMLAVVTRSFESAAHLEMYTHTGEVDRSNALHAEAAILGKSINGRFTVMCLDNISPYRGGFEDHPQGKLALPLPCFIDGTIPKGFLGFAVNMIDLDEDQLSITNNSGNGLRETVFYRLLGQLQVYQTREDMLAASACIKHGAVSLDGGILKENGVMSFGFSDPGVCFQVVTTNNEMALSQENLKLLQDQKSELKTIDDKIKQNAKHHGQVLNYYEKTKKKLSKLMDDVERNL; this is encoded by the exons ATGGAGCCGGAAACGCTGTAccagaaaggaaagaaaaggatgTTGAGTGAAATCAATGATGGTGGGAGTAATAGTATAGTTAAAATATATAGGTTCAAAATTCTTTTACCAAATGGAACAACCATTGGTTTGAATTTGAGAGAATGTGGTCCAAAAATGCCTCTAGACGAGTTTGTTAGTTTGGTGAAAGATGAATATTCTCGAGTTGTGCAACGTTCCAAATCAATGCAATGTAAAAGACGTATCAACTGGAATGCTGGTTCTTTATTTCTGCAAGATGCAAATGATGCCAAGATGACAAGCATTGTGGATTTCAAGAATTTCAAGCCACATAAATGCCACATTTTAATACTTCAC GATGGTTCCAGCAAAGTTGCTGAAACTTTTGAG AATATGTGGGATTTGACGCCTGATACTGACTTGTTAAAGGAGGTACCAGAATCGTACACATTTGAGACTGCTCTTGCAGATTTAATT GACAATTCTCTGCAAGCAGTATGGTCAAACAGTAAAAATAATCAAAGACTTGTAAG TGTGGATGTTTTAGAAGATAGGATTTCAATCTTTGACACTGGCATAGGTATGGATGGCAGCGATGAAAATTCTATAGCAAAATG GGGAAAAATGGGTGCCTCACTTAACCGGTCTGAAAAAGAACAGGCTATTGGGGGCAAACCTCCATATCTAATG CCTTATTTTGGCATGTTTGGGTATGGAGGAGCTTTTGCCTCCATGCATTTAGGGAG ACATGCTTTAGTGTCTTCAAAAACAAAGGGTTCAAAGAAGGTATATACTTTACGTCTTGAGAGAGAGGCGTTGCTCAGCTGTTCTGGCTCTGAGTTTAAATGGACG ACTGCGGGCAGCCTAAGGGATCCTTTAGAGGATGAGCTTGCAAGAACAAGACATGGAAGCTTTACAAAG GTTGAAATTTTTGAACCAAATATAAAGACTAGGGACTTATTACAACTTCAGTGCAGGCTGAAGGACATATATTTCCCATATATTCAG TGCGATGAGTTGTCTAACTCAGGGAAGACAATTACACCGATAAAATTTCAG GTTAATGGCACTGATTTAGCTGAGATTGAAGGTGGGGAAGTTGCCATTACAAACTTGCATTCGAGCAATGGTCCTGATTTTGTTTTACAGGTTCATTTCTCCTTCAAGCAAGACAGTAAAACCAAGAGTCCAG gtTCAAGGTCATATCAAGAAGCCAATGCACGGCTAAAATGTGCTTATTTTCCTGTTGTTAAG GGAAAAGAGAATATTGAGAGGATTTTGGAGAAATTAAAAGGCGAAGGACATGAAGTCTCTGAAAAGTATGAAAACTTTAGTCGTGTTGCTATTCGGCGGCTTGGCCGTCTCATTCCAGATGCTCGTTGG GCGTGGCTGCCATTCATGGACTTGAGGCATAAAAAGGGAAGTGCAGCACAGATATTGAAGAGGTGTTGTTTAAGAGTCAAATGCTTTATTG ATGCTGATGCTGGTATCAATCCAACTCCATCCAAG ACTGATCTAGCTCACCACAGTCCGTTTACTACTGCTCTAAGGAATTTTGGCAATAATCTTCGTGAGAATGAGAAAG GGATAGACGTCAGAGTCTATAGAGATGGGAAGTTAATGAGTTCTTCGCAACTAGAGAGAGATTATCAGGAATGGATTCTTCAGATGCATGGGCAGTATGATGAAGAGGTTGATCACGGCGAAGATGAACCTGTACTAGTTCTAACCCCAAGCCCagcaaaaggaaagaaaattggCATCTCCTCTGATG TTTCAAGGCTTAACAAAGTTATTAAGAGGAAGGAGAAAACTTGGGAAGCTGGCCAAAAGATAAAAATTTTGAAGGGAGCATGTGCTGGTGTTCATAAAAATAATGTCTATGCAACAatagaatattttttatttagaGGTCTCCAAGGGGATGCAGGTG GGGATGGTCAGATTGTTTGCAG GCCACTTGGTACACCAGATAAGGATGGGTGCGTTCTTTCTGAAGTTGATGGGATGATGAGTGTTAATATGAATAGCTCCTTGTCTTTACCTATTAGTGTAATTGATTTCGAAAAG TGCTTACCTGTTGAAAATGCTGAATGGAATAACCAGATGGATAAGCTTCTTCAGAAATTTCCATCTACAATTGACTTGCTTAGTCCAAAAGAATGTGAAGAATTAGAG GAATTGCCTTGTACTGCTACTGCTGGGAAAGTTCCTCCCAAGGAAGTTGTAGCAGTTGTTCGGCCTGGAAATTATGTATCTAAAGGTGATTCTAGAGTTCTGGAGCAGAGATATATATTCAAATCTAATATAGAAATGCTGTTGGAAGTAAAGTTCATTGGCGAAGAGAAAGATCCTCAAAAACATGAACACGTTTTATCGAAGCGGGTCTCTCCTTCTTCAAATCATGGAGTACATGGTATATACGTCTTTCCACTAAGGTGCAAGCTGAAGCACCCACATTTGTTTCAAAAAGCTGGGGTCTACAAATTTTCATTTTCTCTT ATTGATTCAAGTTGTGAGAGGCTTGTCAAAAGTGTTAAAGTCAAGGCATCTTCTGAGATCGGGAAGTGGGCAATTTTAAGAGATAAACAGAGCCAATCATTTAGTGTGAG TGTTGGTTCAACTTTGAGACCTTTCTCCATTGCATGTTATGATATCTATGGCAATAGAACTCCTCTTCGATCAAATCCTGAAGTTGTGGTCCAGCTCCAAGGAAATAAGGACTCAGTTTCTCATGTTAAAAAAATTGAGAGTGGCCTTTCAATTTCAGAAGGGAAGCTAAAAATTCAG GGCTTGCTAATTGAAAGCAGTGACTTGGACAAGATCAGACCTGATTATGAAGCCACTCTAGTCATATCTAGCTCAGATCATAAATTCTCAGTTCCCATACCTTGCCATG TAACTCCAGGTTGTTTACAACTTGTTAAGGCCCAACAAGCAATTTTGGCTAACCAACTTTTGCCGGGATGCATTGTTAAAGAGCTTGAATTAGAG ATGTTGGATGCATACGGTAATCATGTTATGGAAGGCTCTGAAGTTCAGGTGGATGTACAGGGATTTCAGATGCTAGATCACCTAGGCCCCAGGCGTAAG GTGGATTCTGATGGATGTGTCGACCTTAGTGGTCTCTTGAAAGTAACAGCCGGTTATGGAGAGAATG TATCATTCTCTGTATCATCAAAGAATAAAGTGTTTTTCAAACAAGAGTTTCAGATTGAGAGACGGGAACTAAGAATTGCATCGAAG GTACCTGAGATTCTTACCACTGGTTCCATACTGGAAAACATCATTTTTGAAATTGTCAACTCTGAGGGTATTGTTGATGAAACTATCCACCATGAAGAAAAAACTGGTCTATCACATATGCTTACAATTAAGGCTGATTGGCTTGATATGGAGGAGTCCACCCGATATACTTTCAAGCATGGGCGATGTGTTGTTCCTGCTATACTTTTATCTAAAACTGAGGGGACCATTTGTTTCTCAGCTTTCCACTCTCGTCATTCAAGCCTTAGTGTGAATGTTAAG GTTCATATGATCAAACCCGCGATACCAACTCCAAATTTGGAGCATAATAAGGTTTCATCTACTCATGCATTGCTTCTTCAGGACCCAAGTTCAATTAATCAAGTTGGTGTAAACTATATCATGTCCATTGAGAATAAAAAAAAG GCCCTTGAAGAGAAGATATGTAAaactggtttggcaatccaagTAGTGGAAGAACAATGTGCTAAGTTAAACAAAAAGAAGGAAGAAGTTGAGCAAACTATAAAAGAATTGCAAG ATTCCACTGAATCACATTCGTTGGGATTCTTAAATCATTTGTCCACGAAAGAGGAAGTAATGGAGGATATAGAAAAGATCAGTAACTCTGCTGCTGCCATTCTTTGCAATATTTCGAGGGTAGTTCCATTCCAAGAGCCAGAGAATCATTTAATGAAAGACATAATAGGGGTGGTTGCTTTACTTGGTAGAGTTCAATATAGCCAGCTTAGCAG GATATTGTCAGAATATTTGGGTGTAGATCAAATGCTAGCTGTTGTCACCAGATCTTTTGAATCTGCTGCTCATCTTGAAATGTATACACATACTGGTGAAGTTGATCGCAGCAATGCTCTTCATGCTGAAGCAGCCATTCTTGGGAAATCCATAAATGGTCGATTTACTGTTATGTGCCTTGACAATATAAG TCCATACAGAGGTGGCTTTGAAGATCACCCTCAGGGGAAGCTGGCTTTACCACTTCCTTGTTTTATTGATGGAACCATTCCAAAAGGTTTTCTGGGATTTGCCGTAAATATGATTGATTTAGATGAAGATCAGCTATCCATAACAAACAATTCAGGCAATGGTCTTAGAGAGACGGTATTCTATCGCCTTCTTGGTCAGCTCCAAGTTTACCAAACCAGGGAAGACATGCTAGCAGCCAGTGCTTGTATAAAACATGGCGCTGTATCACTAGATGGTGGAATCTTGAAAGAAAATGGTGTAATGTCTTTTGGATTTAG TGACCCCGGAGTATGTTTTCAAGTTGTCACGACAAACAATGAGATGGCTCTTTCTCAAGAAAATTTGAAGCTGCTCCAAGACCAGAAATCAGAATTGAAAACCATCGATGATAAGATAAAACAAAATGCCAAACATCATGGGCAAGTTTTAAACTATTatgaaaagacaaagaaaaagtTAAGCAAGTTGATGGACGATGTGGAACGGAACCTATAA